The region GGGTTGGTCCTGCTGCTCGGGGCGGCGCTGGTGCTCTTCCTGCTCCTCCGCGGGGGAGGGGAGCGGGAGGAGCGGAGGTTCAGGATCATCCTCGAGCTCTAGGGCGCCCCGTCCTTCGGGGCCCGCTCCCCCTCGTCCTTCCCCTCGGGGATGTGCCACTCTATCACCTGGTTCAGCTCGGCGCCGAGCAGCACGATCAGGGAGGAGTAGTAGACGTAGAGCAGGAAGATGATGATCCCCGCGAGCGAGCCGTAGGTTGCGTTGTAGGAGCCGAAGTTCGCCACGTACAGCGAGAACGCCAGCGAGAAGATCAGCCAGAACACGAAGGCGAGCACCGATCCCGCGCTGATCCAGCGCCACCGCTGCTCCACGGCCGGGGCGAAGTAGTAGACGAGGGCGAAGGCGAAGAGCACGAAGCAGGCCAGGATGGGCCACTGCGCGACGCTCCAGATCGCCGCGAAGACCGGCCCGAGGCCCACCAGAGAGGCGAGCCCGCCGCCGAAGGCGGCGCCGAAGACCAGCAGGAGCAGGGCGAGGATCAGCAGCGCCGCGACGGCCAGCGAGATCAGGATGGAGATCCCGTAGACCTTCCAGAACGGGCGGTTCTCCTCGACCTCGTACATCACGTTCATCGCCTCCATCACCGAGCGCATCGCCCCCGAGACGCCCCACAGCGCCAGCAGGATGGAGATCACCGCGCCCGCCGTGAACGCCCCCTCGGCCTGGCTCTGCGTTATGGAGAGCAGCTGGCTCTCCACGAACCGCAGCGCGGACTGGGGCATCACCCGCGAGAGGTTCTCCAGCATCGTCCGCACCAGATCGGTGGCGTCGAAGAGCCCGAGCAGCGAGAGCAGCAGCGTGAAGAACGGGAAGATGGCGAAGAACACCTTGTAGGTCAGGTTCCCGGCGTAGGCCGAGACGTGGTCCTCCTGCATCTCCCTGAGGGTCAGCTTCAGCAGGTCCACCAGGCCCAGGTCGCGGGTCATCGGGACCCGGGGGCGGTTGCCCGCCCTCTCGGCGCTCCTCAACAGGTTTCTGCCCGGTATGCGCATCCCTCTCCTCTCTCGTAAAAAGCGGCAGGGTAAGACTTCTTACCCGCCTGGGGGCGAGCCGAAGCCTCGGGGCGCCTTGTAACCTACATGCTCTGTTATATAATCGGGGTGCTGTGACGGAGCAAGGGGTCTCTCCGGACCCGTTGCTTTTTTTAACGTTTGAAGAAGGTGGTAGTAACGGCGACGAGGCTGGACAGGCTGAGCGAGGCTGTGGAGCGGGCGCTCCCCGAGGGGACCGAGCTGGTCGAGGCCCGGTTCTCGCGGGGGCCGCTGCTGACGCTGCTCGTGGACCGCGAGGGGGGACCCGTGGACCACGAGTTCTGCGCGCGCATCATCTCCATAGTCGCTCCGGCGCTGGAGGAGGAGGGCTACAGCGGCATGATCGAGGTCTCCTCGCCGGGCATCGAGCGGCCGCTGACCAGGCCCTCGCACTTCCGGCGCTTTATCGGCCGCCGGGTGCGGGTACGGGTCGGCGAGCCCGTGGATGGCCGCCGGAACTTCACCGGCGTCATAGAGCGGGTCGCCGACGCCGGCTTCGTGCTCAGGCTATCCGAGGATGGCGAGGAGGTGGAGCTGCCGTTCGGCTCCGTGACCCGGGCCCACCTCAAGGAGGATCTGGACAAGTGAATACCGCGCTGCTTTCGGCACTGCACGAGATCGAGACCGAGAAGGGCATTCCCTTCGAGACCGTCAAGCGGGTTCTCGAGGAGTCCCTGCTCGCCGCCTACAGGGAGCGCGAGGGGGCGGTCGAGGGCGCCGAGGTCGTCCTGGACCGGGAGACGGGCGACCTGCGGGTGATGAAGGACGGCGAGGACATCACCCCCGAGGACTTCGACTTCACCCGGATAGCGGCCTCCCTGATGCGGCAGAACTTCATGCAGCGCCTCAACGAGGTGCACAACCAGCAGCTGGTCAAGGAGTACGGCGAGCGCATCGGGGACGTCGTCACCGGGATCGTCCAGCAGGCCCACCGGCGGATGACGATCATAGACCTGGGCCGGGTGGAGGCGCTCTTGCCGGCCAGCGAGCAGGTGCCGGGCGAGCGCTACGAGAACGGCCAGCGCCTGAAGGTCTACCTCCTGGACATAAAGGAGGCCGGGCGGGGGCCGAGCATCATCGTCAGCCGCAGGCACGAGGGGCTTCTGCGGGGCCTGTTCGAGCTGGAGGTGCCCGAGATCTACGACGGCCTCGTGGAGATAAAGGCCGTGGCCCGGGAGGCCGGGCTGCGCTCGAAGGTCGCCGTGTGGTCCAACGAGCCGGGGATAGACCCGGTGGGGGCCTGCGTGGGGCCGCGGGGCAGCCGGGTGCGGGCCGTGGTCTCCGAGCTCAGGAACGAGAAGATAGACATCATCCAGTGGGACCCCGACCCGGCGCGGTTCATCGCGAAGGCGCTCTCGCCGG is a window of Rubrobacter xylanophilus DSM 9941 DNA encoding:
- the nusA gene encoding transcription termination factor NusA; this translates as MNTALLSALHEIETEKGIPFETVKRVLEESLLAAYREREGAVEGAEVVLDRETGDLRVMKDGEDITPEDFDFTRIAASLMRQNFMQRLNEVHNQQLVKEYGERIGDVVTGIVQQAHRRMTIIDLGRVEALLPASEQVPGERYENGQRLKVYLLDIKEAGRGPSIIVSRRHEGLLRGLFELEVPEIYDGLVEIKAVAREAGLRSKVAVWSNEPGIDPVGACVGPRGSRVRAVVSELRNEKIDIIQWDPDPARFIAKALSPARVREVYLDEEEKQAEVIVPDDQLSLAIGREGQNARLAVKLTDWKIDIKPESQAVEYEEEDEWEPDEGSSMHRCRAVLSNGKRCANMALPGSLFCGIPSHQAQAKEFEGLTEGSQEEEVADE
- a CDS encoding YihY/virulence factor BrkB family protein, with translation MRIPGRNLLRSAERAGNRPRVPMTRDLGLVDLLKLTLREMQEDHVSAYAGNLTYKVFFAIFPFFTLLLSLLGLFDATDLVRTMLENLSRVMPQSALRFVESQLLSITQSQAEGAFTAGAVISILLALWGVSGAMRSVMEAMNVMYEVEENRPFWKVYGISILISLAVAALLILALLLLVFGAAFGGGLASLVGLGPVFAAIWSVAQWPILACFVLFAFALVYYFAPAVEQRWRWISAGSVLAFVFWLIFSLAFSLYVANFGSYNATYGSLAGIIIFLLYVYYSSLIVLLGAELNQVIEWHIPEGKDEGERAPKDGAP
- the rimP gene encoding ribosome maturation factor RimP, with product MVVTATRLDRLSEAVERALPEGTELVEARFSRGPLLTLLVDREGGPVDHEFCARIISIVAPALEEEGYSGMIEVSSPGIERPLTRPSHFRRFIGRRVRVRVGEPVDGRRNFTGVIERVADAGFVLRLSEDGEEVELPFGSVTRAHLKEDLDK